The genomic interval AAATGGTTAACCATGGACATTTCTTAGTAAATGGAAAGAAAGTTAATATACCATCTTTCAGATTAAATATAGGTGATGAAGTTGTTTTAAGAGAAAAATCAAGAAAAACAGAAATGTTTGTAAACAACTTTAAAGATAGCATAGGAAGTGAAGTTCCTTACGTAAGTAAAGAAGAAGATAACTTTAAAGGAATTTTCACTAGAAAGCCTAAGAGAGAAGAAATTCCAATAACAATACAAGAGCAATTAATAGTTGAATTCTATTCTAAATAATAGAAATACTGTATAACTTGTTTAATATTAAATTTAGTTTTAATTATTAGCTGTTCCCGTAGTTAAAACTAAAAAAGTCTTGTCATAATTATACTTCAGAATGTTACTAAACTCTTACTAATAAAAAAACACTTGGAGATGTGCTGGTCTCCAAGTGCTTTTTTCTTTTATTATTTTTTTACATCTATATTATACTTTTTACATTTCAAAGAAACTGTTCTATGAGTTAATCCTAAAGCTTTTCCAGCCTTATTAAAGGATTTGTACTTCTTCATAGCTGCTTCTATTATTTGTTTTTCATATTCTTCAAAGGGAAGTATATGATCAATATCAATATTTAAATTAAAAGACTTTGATTCAACTGGCTTTAAATATGAAGGCAGATAAGAACTATCTATATAATCTCCATCACAAAGATTTATGGCCCTTTCCATTATATTTTCAAGCTCACGTATATTTCCAGGCCAAGAATACTCAATTAGTAGATTAAGGGCATCTTGTTTTATTCCTAATATAGTTTTATGTAACTTTTTATTTAGCTTAGTTATAAAATGTTCGGCTAGTTCAGGAATATCTTCTTTACGTTCTCTAAGTGGAGGAAGATTAATACCTAAGACATTAAGTCTGTAATAAAGATCCTCTCTAAAGGAACCCTCTTCAATCATTTCTTCTAAATTTCTATTAGTTGCAGCAATAACCCTCACATCAATATTTCTAGGAGTTATTCCTCCAACACTTTCAATCTCTCTTTCTTGTAAAACTCTAAGGAGTTTAACTTGCATTGATAAGGGCATATCACCTATTTCATCTAAGAATATAGTACCTGTATCAGCAATAGCAAATTTACCAGGTTTGCTTTGAACTGCCCCAGTAAAAGCTCCCTTTTCATATCCGAACAATTCACTTTCTAAGAGATTTTCAGGAATTGAAGCACAGTTAACCCTTACGAAAGGCTTATTTTTTCTATTACTATTATTGTGTATAGCCTTTGCAATAAGTTCCTTACCTGTACCACTTTCACCACGAATAAGAACAGTTGATGTGGTTTCTGAAGCCTTTTGACACATGTACATTATATCCTTTAGAGTTCTAGTTGAACCTATAATATTATTAAAAGAAGAATTTTTAGATAACTGTCTTAAAAACTCATTTTTATAATAATCTAATTCCTGTTCAGATTTATTTAGTTTTGACATAAGTTCTTTAATTAAACTAACTGGTCTAGAAGTAGAAATAACTCCTTTAAACTGTCCATCAATAAATAAAGGATCAATAGTACTTATAACATTTATACCGTTTTTCTTATGAATTACATCTTTTAATAAAGTTTTTTCTTTAAATACTTTAGCTCTAAGTCCATTAGGAGCAATATCAAAAATACTTTTTCCTATAACATCAGAACTAACTTTAGAAAAGTTTTTAATATATGCAGGATTTAAATAATTTATTATACCATTTTCATCTACAAAGCAAATCATATCCTGTGAATTTTCAAGTATCTTAGTAAATTTCTCATTTATTTCTTTCATACCTATAATATCAGATACATCTTGAATAACACTTACAGCCCCTATAATCTTATCGTTTATGAAAAGAGGAGAGCTATTTACTAAGCCAACTCTGTTATTTATATGAAGAGTTGAGCCATACTTTTTTAAATTACTAAGCATAACATGAGGAAGCTGAGATGATGGAATAACTTCATTAATCTTTTTTCCTTTAACATCTTTTTTATTGCATCCAATAAATCTTAAAGCATATTGATTAATTGTTATTATATTTTGATCTATATCTATAACAACAATACCTATTGGCAAACTTTCAAGAACCTGTTCATTAGCTACTATGCTAGCATCTATTATTTCATCTATTTCACTATCCTCAGATTCAATGGGATTATTTATGTTTTTATCAATAAACTCAAGAAGAGATTGAACAGCTAACTTTTCAATCATTCC from Clostridium perfringens carries:
- a CDS encoding sigma 54-interacting transcriptional regulator; this translates as MYSRELIIKTPLGLHTRYSAMIVNKASEIESKYKVKLYIKKESYTDWLGISMLAILSLKVLPNESILIGSKNEGMIEKLAVQSLLEFIDKNINNPIESEDSEIDEIIDASIVANEQVLESLPIGIVVIDIDQNIITINQYALRFIGCNKKDVKGKKINEVIPSSQLPHVMLSNLKKYGSTLHINNRVGLVNSSPLFINDKIIGAVSVIQDVSDIIGMKEINEKFTKILENSQDMICFVDENGIINYLNPAYIKNFSKVSSDVIGKSIFDIAPNGLRAKVFKEKTLLKDVIHKKNGINVISTIDPLFIDGQFKGVISTSRPVSLIKELMSKLNKSEQELDYYKNEFLRQLSKNSSFNNIIGSTRTLKDIMYMCQKASETTSTVLIRGESGTGKELIAKAIHNNSNRKNKPFVRVNCASIPENLLESELFGYEKGAFTGAVQSKPGKFAIADTGTIFLDEIGDMPLSMQVKLLRVLQEREIESVGGITPRNIDVRVIAATNRNLEEMIEEGSFREDLYYRLNVLGINLPPLRERKEDIPELAEHFITKLNKKLHKTILGIKQDALNLLIEYSWPGNIRELENIMERAINLCDGDYIDSSYLPSYLKPVESKSFNLNIDIDHILPFEEYEKQIIEAAMKKYKSFNKAGKALGLTHRTVSLKCKKYNIDVKK